The DNA region GCATTGAGCAGCTGATGAATCATCATCGCTCAAAAAGTATTGCTTCCATTCATAATTTTCTTTTTCTCCGTACCACATTAGATCGGGATGAGGTTTCATTTTGTCATAGTTAACAAGTCGCTTCCTAATTGCCATTTTTAATTTTCGTCCAAGACTAGTAGACCCATTAATCTCATCAAAAACCCAACGTGGTTGAAATGCAATTAACAAGTAAGGAAAGTAGCGACTTTTCCTCTTAGAATGAGCAGGTGTAGCACAAAAAGCAAAGTAAGGTTCACCTTCATAACAAAATTCCCATGCTTGATCATGTGGGTCTTTTGGAATGTTAGTTGGCCAAGGTTGCTCATCAAGACGATGAAGTCGAGATAAAATTGACCAGAGTAATGCTCTGAAAGTTTCGATGTTAGCTCCCTCTTTCATGACTGCCCTCGTATCAAACAAAGCTGCAAAAGATGCGTACTTTCCTGTGTCTCTAGATATTTCTCCATAATACTGTAACAATTTAGCAAGTTGTGTAATTGATTCATCCTCTCTAGGATCGTCTATAAAGGAAAACCTTAATGTATCATCTGAAAATGATTGTTTACCAGGGACACATGGATAAGGGTTCTCTTCATTACAAAACATTGTACATAGATGTTTGTATGCTTGCTGTTGCCACGGCTTAAAATCATGTAGATTGTCCTCAACCAAACTTTTTGTTAATAACATTTTCCATTCCCCCTTAAATACACAGGGTATTTTATGAGAAAGGATAATTTTGGGTGTCTGTCTAGTTAAGTATAAGACTTATTGCTTGAAGACCAAAATAAAGTCCAAACCCTATAAGAAACAAACCTGAGATGATTGTTATTATCTTTAGTATATTCGTATTAAATAGATTTCTAGCCCCACTAGCAATTGCTGCCATCGTTACATCCCAAAGAGTGATTCCTAAAAAAATTCCCGTACTATAAATTAAAATTTGATATGTTCCTAATGTAGTTGATGTTTGAGCTAAAATTGAACCATAAATTCCTAACCAAAATAAAATATTTAACGGATTTGATGCCGCCATGAGAAACCCAGTCCGAAATGCCTTTATTTTCGTTTCATGAGTAACTTCATTCTTCTCATTTAATAATGTATTCGATTGAGTGATACTTTCGATTCCTGTGTAAGTTAATACAAATGCACCAAATAACCAAAGGAATATTTTTACTAAAGGCGTATCAACAAATTGAGTAATGCCAAAATAGATGAGGATCATAAACAAAATATCTGCTACCATTGCACCTATTCCAACAATCCATGCGTGCAAAAATCCAAATCGAATACCCTTGTCCAATTGTGCTGCATTTATTGGACCGATTGGTGCAGACAATGATAATCCTAATATTATGTAACTTAAATATGTTCCCATTTTAAATTACCTTCTCCTTTCAGATCTTATTAATAGAAAAATAGTATAATTATCAACAGTGTATGTAACACTAACAATCTTTCTATTATCAAGAATGTTGATATAATAAAACTACTCAACTTATACGATCAATCGTATATAGCAGTATTAAACTAAGATATGTGAATTATTCTCAGAACTTATGTTATATATATGTAAAAAAACTGAATGTAAGAGCTATCCTTACATTCAGCATGTTCACTCTCAGTGAAAGTTATTACTTGGGTTCAATACAGCTGTATAGCTATTAAGAATATAATTAAGATCTTGTTCTTTTAACTGTGGAACTTGATAATATCCGTACTTATTTTGATAAAGAAATATTTCATAACTCATTTCAATCAAATTAGAAACATTATTTGCTATGATACGTCGCATCATAGGATTTGGCATTTCTAACGAAGTCATCGCAAAAAGTGAAGCTAGTGACTTTGTGTGACCTAACATATATGCTGATAATCCTCGTTCTGATAGTTCGCTCACCGACTGATTGGGTTTGAGTGGTTGACTTGGCTTAATTCCAAAAGTTACATTAACATTTAAGGTCATTTCATATTTTTCAATAGGTGAAATTGTCTTACGATTTTTTTTAAAACAATCAATAATCGAATTGTACATATGAGTAAGAAAAGCAGTTTGATGTTGTAAAATCCTTTTCAATTCCGTATCCTGAATATATTGCTCATACATTTGATATTGATCAAGTAAACTAATAAGTCCTGCAATTACTTCTTGAACATCAAATACTTCGTGACCACCAAAACCTACATCTGTTAACTGATCCGATTTCGTGTTCGGTGACACTTGTTCACCACTTGGATTTATCAAAAACATCCCTCCTAATTAAACTTGAACTTTGAACATTAGTCTCTGTAAGAAAATAATTATAGTATTTCCTTCAGAATTAAAACTGACTTTTATCATGTTGTAGTAATCTCTTAAAGTGCCAGTTACTACTTATAAAGGGAACTTTCCTTTTATAATCCCCTTAGTTCAAAGATTCATGTGAAATTGGGTGAATGTGTTCTTTAAAATACTAGAAAATAAAATAATTTATCAAAACATTGACCGTATCATATTAGTTTTTGCATGAACATAATACCAACCAATTGTTGCAGTATGACTGCCTCCCCCTTCTAGTTCAACTACATCGTAAACATGTATGACGTATTCATCACCTTCCATATGATCAAATGCGACAATTGTTTCTGATATTTCAGGAATTTGTACATATGCTCGTACGAGATCTTCAGCTTGATGTTTCGTTATAACATCTTCACTTAGAATATTTATAGTATTTGAATAGTCTTCCCATTCCACTACTGCATCCAAAGCTTCACTTACAAAACGTGTTGGAACCATTGTACGATTATTCACTACTATTGCTGGTGTATCTAATGTAATCGCTTCTTCATTCACAAACGCCTGTTTCTTCCCAATCCATAACTTAATTAATTTATCGCCTTTTTGTATCATAATTTTTTGATCATGTTTATCCCATAATACTTCTCCGTTAAGATGTTCAGATACTGCTCTAAGAGGAATCAATGTACGTTCATTTTGAATAATCGGATTTTGAGCTAATATAATTCTGTTACCGTTGATTTTCAAACTAATTTGTTCGTTATGATAAGCTAAGATACCGTTAATGTCATATATCTTAAATGTACCATCTTGTTTTTTTAGAATTACATCCTCTTCATGTGCATCCCAAGACCATGGTCCTTCATTATTTGCTTCAAACCATTCTGACACTATTAAAGTATGTTCATCTATCATATCTATTTTTGTACGTTCGTTGAATTTAAAATGTGGAACGAATGCATAGAAACTATCCGAACCAGGTAAATAGTAACCTTCATCATCATGAAATAATCGTTCTGTTACGAAGATATTCGTATAATCTTTTGTAAAATATGGATTCAAGTGTTTATGTACTTCATCTAAACTTCGATACTTTTCATTTAGTGAGAGTTGAGCTGCATATGCTTCTTCTAAAAATTGAAATACCTCTTCTCGATCGAATGAATTAGCGAATGATTGATTTGGTTGCCCCCAAAAAGTAACTATCGTGATAATAGACATTAAACCTGTAATGATCCATTTTTTATACAAACATATCCCCCCTATAATTTCCCTAGATTATATGCTCATCCAGAAGAAATATGAGAAGTACGAGATAAGGAGCGGGATGCAGTTATTTTCCCACTTTAAACATTTAGGTAATATGCAGAGGGCCGCATACATTGAGAGGTGTACGTACGGTTCGGGGGAGAGCGTTTGGAAACC from Bacillus solimangrovi includes:
- a CDS encoding YqcI/YcgG family protein; protein product: MLLTKSLVEDNLHDFKPWQQQAYKHLCTMFCNEENPYPCVPGKQSFSDDTLRFSFIDDPREDESITQLAKLLQYYGEISRDTGKYASFAALFDTRAVMKEGANIETFRALLWSILSRLHRLDEQPWPTNIPKDPHDQAWEFCYEGEPYFAFCATPAHSKRKSRYFPYLLIAFQPRWVFDEINGSTSLGRKLKMAIRKRLVNYDKMKPHPDLMWYGEKENYEWKQYFLSDDDSSAAQCPFMAMKNKIKSLRS
- a CDS encoding LysE family transporter codes for the protein MGTYLSYIILGLSLSAPIGPINAAQLDKGIRFGFLHAWIVGIGAMVADILFMILIYFGITQFVDTPLVKIFLWLFGAFVLTYTGIESITQSNTLLNEKNEVTHETKIKAFRTGFLMAASNPLNILFWLGIYGSILAQTSTTLGTYQILIYSTGIFLGITLWDVTMAAIASGARNLFNTNILKIITIISGLFLIGFGLYFGLQAISLILN
- a CDS encoding spore coat protein; this encodes MFLINPSGEQVSPNTKSDQLTDVGFGGHEVFDVQEVIAGLISLLDQYQMYEQYIQDTELKRILQHQTAFLTHMYNSIIDCFKKNRKTISPIEKYEMTLNVNVTFGIKPSQPLKPNQSVSELSERGLSAYMLGHTKSLASLFAMTSLEMPNPMMRRIIANNVSNLIEMSYEIFLYQNKYGYYQVPQLKEQDLNYILNSYTAVLNPSNNFH
- a CDS encoding DUF3993 domain-containing protein yields the protein MYKKWIITGLMSIITIVTFWGQPNQSFANSFDREEVFQFLEEAYAAQLSLNEKYRSLDEVHKHLNPYFTKDYTNIFVTERLFHDDEGYYLPGSDSFYAFVPHFKFNERTKIDMIDEHTLIVSEWFEANNEGPWSWDAHEEDVILKKQDGTFKIYDINGILAYHNEQISLKINGNRIILAQNPIIQNERTLIPLRAVSEHLNGEVLWDKHDQKIMIQKGDKLIKLWIGKKQAFVNEEAITLDTPAIVVNNRTMVPTRFVSEALDAVVEWEDYSNTINILSEDVITKHQAEDLVRAYVQIPEISETIVAFDHMEGDEYVIHVYDVVELEGGGSHTATIGWYYVHAKTNMIRSMF